A region from the Corynebacterium halotolerans YIM 70093 = DSM 44683 genome encodes:
- a CDS encoding GyrI-like domain-containing protein, which yields MTDTPDPSYLHAEPRTAVEFLEITRVPTVVRKMTDHPMSDMAAVFDSTFTALFPLLEVEGIKPVGPAFSLHHRMPTETSTFEVGVPVDRLLAEAVTTDSGVVLESSSLPGGSIATVSHLGPYDDLGEAWDEFTGRVMDGGAAPQLPFWEVYVTEPGPGADPASMRTDLYTMVGD from the coding sequence ATGACAGACACCCCCGATCCCTCCTACCTCCACGCCGAGCCGCGTACCGCCGTCGAATTCCTCGAGATCACGCGCGTGCCCACCGTGGTGCGGAAGATGACCGACCACCCGATGTCCGATATGGCGGCGGTCTTCGACAGCACCTTCACCGCCCTGTTCCCGCTGCTGGAGGTTGAGGGCATCAAGCCCGTGGGCCCGGCCTTCTCGCTGCACCACCGCATGCCCACCGAGACCTCTACCTTCGAGGTCGGCGTCCCCGTCGACCGGCTGCTCGCAGAGGCAGTCACCACCGATTCCGGAGTGGTCCTCGAGTCGTCCTCACTGCCCGGCGGCAGCATCGCGACAGTCTCCCACCTTGGGCCCTATGACGACCTGGGCGAGGCCTGGGACGAGTTCACCGGGCGGGTCATGGACGGCGGGGCGGCACCGCAACTGCCGTTCTGGGAGGTCTACGTGACCGAGCCGGGCCCCGGGGCGGACCCGGCGTCGATGCGCACTGATCTGTACACGATGGTCGGCGACTGA
- a CDS encoding aldo/keto reductase produces MSISLPTIGLGTYSLRGSRGAAAVAAAIESGYRLIDTAYNYENEGVVGRGIADSGIDRDELIVTSKLPGRFQTRDEVATVLEESTYRLGLDHLDLYLIHWPNPKQGRFIDAWRGLVDAREAGLVRHIGVSNFLPEHIEAVEEATGVRPEVNQVELHPRFPQTELLAWHAERGIAVEAWSPLGRGDLLDHPTILHLAQRESISPGALILAWHAAVGSVPLPRSSSPERQRANLAAVERQLSAETVAAVSAIAAYGGRRLWDQDPATYEEF; encoded by the coding sequence ATGAGCATCTCCCTCCCCACCATCGGACTCGGCACCTACTCACTGCGCGGCAGCCGGGGCGCGGCGGCGGTCGCCGCCGCGATCGAATCCGGCTACCGCCTGATCGACACCGCCTACAACTATGAGAACGAGGGCGTGGTCGGCCGCGGCATCGCCGACTCGGGCATCGACCGCGACGAGCTGATCGTCACGAGCAAACTGCCGGGCCGCTTCCAGACCCGCGACGAGGTCGCGACCGTCCTCGAGGAATCGACCTACCGCCTCGGCCTCGACCACCTGGACCTCTACCTCATCCACTGGCCCAACCCGAAGCAGGGCCGGTTCATCGATGCCTGGCGGGGGCTTGTCGACGCCCGCGAGGCTGGCCTGGTGCGCCACATCGGCGTCTCCAACTTCCTGCCTGAGCACATCGAGGCCGTGGAGGAGGCCACCGGCGTACGCCCGGAGGTCAACCAGGTCGAACTGCACCCGCGGTTCCCCCAGACAGAGCTGCTGGCCTGGCACGCCGAGCGAGGTATTGCCGTCGAGGCGTGGAGCCCCCTGGGCCGCGGTGACCTGCTGGACCACCCGACCATCCTGCACCTGGCGCAGCGCGAGAGCATCAGCCCGGGCGCACTCATCCTCGCCTGGCACGCGGCGGTCGGCTCGGTGCCGCTGCCCCGTTCCTCCTCGCCCGAGCGACAGCGCGCGAATCTCGCGGCCGTCGAGCGGCAGCTGTCCGCGGAGACGGTGGCCGCCGTCAGCGCCATCGCGGCGTACGGCGGGCGTCGGCTGTGGGACCAGGATCCGGCGACCTACGAGGAGTTCTAG